The following proteins are co-located in the Candidatus Zymogenus saltonus genome:
- a CDS encoding phosphoenolpyruvate carboxylase: MKEMIKIPKCMSTQHPDNVTPPFFSESIELGGEDEVQEAYYAFSHLGCDEQMWDCEGKEVDNYVVKKLLTQYPAFFNNNILGKDLFLTLRVPNPTVERGEAKILLETLESIPRSFDTSRLFYENDIAPIFEVILPMTATHKSLNRIYNYYTDFVIGKQDSPFCEGDITIADWIGEFMPKEINVIPLFEDMKSMLDADTITREYLSNKEIRHQRVFLARSDPAMNYGLISAMLMNRIALKKLYSLSHDIGVEIYPIIGLGSAPFRGNLTPDTVKRIVREYPSVHTFTIQSSFKYDNPPDKVRGAIEELRKKERLKPVEVDEERCLDIISRYTKRYQEQVAELAGVINQVAKYIPERRKRKLHVGLFGYAREVGGIQLPRAIKFTAALYSVGLPPELLGLDALNREDFDFLRKAYFFLDDDLKDSLRFFNKDTPFIPEGLKRAIDDLPISYTPDEKYKGTIDSIINSLGQDSVDKIGERILVTAHVRGFLG, from the coding sequence ATGAAAGAGATGATCAAAATACCGAAATGCATGAGCACCCAGCACCCCGATAACGTGACCCCGCCCTTTTTTTCGGAGAGCATCGAGCTGGGGGGCGAGGACGAGGTACAGGAGGCGTACTACGCCTTCTCCCACCTGGGGTGCGACGAGCAGATGTGGGACTGCGAGGGAAAGGAGGTCGATAACTACGTGGTGAAGAAACTCCTTACGCAATACCCCGCTTTTTTCAATAACAATATCCTCGGTAAGGATTTGTTCCTCACGCTTAGGGTCCCCAACCCCACGGTGGAAAGGGGAGAGGCCAAGATACTGCTGGAGACCCTGGAGAGCATTCCGCGGTCGTTTGACACCTCAAGACTTTTTTATGAAAACGACATAGCTCCCATATTCGAAGTAATACTACCGATGACCGCCACCCACAAGTCTCTCAATCGAATCTACAACTACTATACCGATTTCGTCATCGGCAAGCAGGACAGCCCCTTCTGCGAGGGGGACATCACGATCGCGGACTGGATCGGGGAATTCATGCCGAAAGAGATCAATGTGATACCACTCTTTGAAGACATGAAAAGCATGCTCGACGCCGACACTATAACGAGGGAGTACCTGTCAAACAAGGAGATCCGACATCAGAGGGTCTTTCTGGCGCGGTCGGATCCCGCCATGAACTACGGATTGATCAGCGCCATGCTTATGAACCGGATCGCCCTCAAGAAGCTCTACAGTCTGTCGCACGACATCGGCGTCGAGATTTACCCGATTATCGGCCTCGGATCGGCGCCGTTTCGGGGGAACCTCACACCGGATACCGTAAAGAGGATCGTAAGGGAATACCCGAGCGTTCATACCTTCACCATTCAGTCATCTTTCAAATACGACAACCCCCCCGATAAGGTGAGAGGTGCGATAGAAGAATTAAGGAAGAAGGAAAGGCTTAAGCCCGTGGAGGTGGACGAAGAGAGGTGCCTGGACATAATCTCGAGATACACGAAGAGATACCAGGAGCAGGTCGCCGAGCTGGCCGGCGTGATAAATCAGGTGGCGAAGTATATTCCGGAGAGGAGAAAGAGGAAGCTCCACGTCGGCCTTTTCGGGTATGCCAGGGAAGTGGGGGGCATCCAATTGCCCAGGGCGATAAAATTCACGGCGGCCCTGTACTCGGTGGGGCTGCCTCCGGAGCTTCTGGGCCTCGATGCGTTAAACAGGGAGGACTTCGATTTCCTGAGAAAAGCATACTTTTTCCTCGATGACGATCTGAAGGACTCTCTCAGATTTTTCAACAAGGACACGCCTTTCATACCGGAGGGTTTAAAGAGGGCGATAGACGACCTCCCCATATCATATACACCGGATGAAAAATACAAGGGGACGATCGATTCGATTATCAACTCGCTGGGTCAGGACAGCGTCGACAAGATAGGTGAAAGAATACTCGTCACGGCTCACGTAAGGGGATTCCTGGGATAA
- a CDS encoding M20/M25/M40 family metallo-hydrolase, which translates to MLKTKKKDAIHSLQSLHLALEDSFDGHLKTCRDFLRQKSVSATGEGIREMAQVIRGFIDEMGGGVKFGGDPAYPIIHGRINRNRKKTLIIYGMYDVQPAEENNWISPPFAAEVHNLPGLGECIVARGAVNSKGALCGLFNVLRTMNDLGEIPLNIIFTIEGEEEIGSPHFEEFIVSHKGELSGSGAVDFDFSQDSVGNVSMHLGLKGIVYMDLICRGGKKGGPGDTSLHGSDSAWVSSPVWRLIHALGPLTDEKENIKIPGFYENVANPNEEDNMLLKKLALTFDEKRFLKEMRSAAFKSAYHGYELLRQGLYSPVLNINGFHSGYTGAGTKTILPRKATAKVDIRFGPRMEPDEVIRRLKDYLVEQGFDDIDVIVREKYTWSKIDYSEPIVQKMISAYQAHDIEPEVWPIATWTAPYFVFSRILGLPVVSGGLGHGGREHVANEYMTVRGLLDFEKFVATFLYQMAE; encoded by the coding sequence ATGTTAAAGACAAAGAAGAAGGATGCAATTCACTCCCTTCAATCCCTGCATTTGGCCTTGGAGGACAGCTTTGACGGACATCTCAAAACCTGCCGCGATTTCTTAAGGCAAAAGAGCGTCTCAGCAACAGGGGAGGGGATCAGGGAGATGGCCCAGGTTATAAGGGGATTCATCGATGAAATGGGGGGGGGGGTAAAATTTGGGGGAGACCCGGCATATCCCATCATCCACGGGCGGATCAATCGAAACAGGAAGAAGACCCTGATCATCTACGGGATGTACGACGTCCAGCCGGCCGAAGAGAATAACTGGATAAGCCCCCCCTTCGCCGCGGAGGTCCACAACCTTCCCGGCCTCGGCGAGTGCATTGTCGCCCGGGGCGCCGTCAACTCGAAGGGGGCCCTCTGCGGTCTCTTCAACGTCCTGAGGACGATGAACGATCTGGGGGAAATCCCCCTCAATATAATATTCACCATAGAGGGGGAGGAGGAGATCGGGAGTCCCCACTTCGAGGAGTTCATCGTCAGCCATAAGGGAGAGCTTTCCGGGAGCGGCGCCGTCGATTTCGACTTCTCCCAGGACTCGGTGGGGAACGTCTCCATGCACCTGGGGCTTAAGGGAATAGTCTATATGGACCTTATCTGCAGGGGCGGTAAGAAGGGAGGGCCGGGGGACACATCCCTCCACGGCTCCGACAGCGCCTGGGTCTCGTCCCCCGTCTGGCGGCTGATCCACGCTCTCGGCCCCCTCACCGACGAAAAGGAGAATATCAAAATCCCCGGTTTCTACGAGAACGTCGCCAATCCGAACGAGGAAGACAATATGCTCCTAAAAAAGCTGGCGCTTACCTTTGACGAGAAGCGATTTCTAAAGGAGATGAGGAGCGCTGCCTTCAAATCCGCCTATCACGGGTACGAGCTACTCAGGCAGGGGCTCTACTCCCCGGTGCTCAACATCAACGGATTTCACTCCGGATACACTGGGGCTGGGACTAAGACGATCCTCCCGAGAAAGGCGACCGCCAAGGTAGACATCAGGTTCGGCCCGAGGATGGAGCCGGACGAAGTCATTCGCAGACTCAAGGACTACCTCGTGGAGCAGGGATTCGACGACATCGACGTTATAGTAAGGGAAAAATACACCTGGTCGAAGATCGATTACTCGGAGCCGATCGTTCAGAAGATGATCTCGGCGTACCAGGCACACGACATTGAGCCGGAGGTATGGCCCATTGCCACGTGGACGGCCCCATATTTTGTCTTCTCGCGGATACTGGGCCTTCCGGTGGTGTCGGGCGGCCTCGGCCACGGCGGAAGGGAGCACGTCGCCAATGAATATATGACGGTCAGGGGGCTTTTGGACTTCGAGAAGTTCGTGGCCACCTTTCTATACCAGATGGCAGAGTAA
- a CDS encoding MFS transporter, with amino-acid sequence MNDTLKKNIKNSFYDGIFGNIFATLTGGLFLTSLALYLKMSDLLIGILAAMPYLVNISQLYTSQVIEKRVSRKRIYFWASAGNRALWIPLALIFLLPFGYERAKIYIVLFFILSSYVFASIGSVSWLSWMSDLVPDGIRGRFFGTRNTLNGFIGMIILLIFGNIFDFFEKSEDHGLSFGFLLAFSTAVILGLFSLFFIKRVKDVGAAVSPRRNQFWENLISPLKQKNFRNYLIFIFCWRFSVLFASPFFTVYLLRELKFSYSFVAALAITSAVSDLAGMQLWGFISDRVRNKIVIKILGSVVVFLPVSWIMVDKESVVLPIALHIIGGVSWAGINLCLNNMLLGISPKENKAFFISQYNVIGGLGAVLSPITAGFLIVLMGNKYLWLIPLSLIPLHIVFVLSTLLRFLSMRLLNRVSEPEEVGVRKLIRVIMNYRSINVSGGFYSLMHPFVEVSTGKENKNKS; translated from the coding sequence GTGAACGACACTTTAAAGAAGAATATAAAAAACTCATTTTACGACGGTATTTTCGGCAATATTTTCGCCACCCTTACGGGAGGATTGTTCCTTACGAGCCTGGCCCTGTACCTTAAGATGAGCGACCTTTTGATCGGTATTTTGGCCGCAATGCCGTATCTGGTGAATATTTCTCAGCTCTACACGTCGCAGGTCATCGAGAAAAGGGTCAGCAGAAAGAGGATCTATTTCTGGGCGTCGGCGGGGAATCGGGCCCTCTGGATTCCCCTGGCCCTGATCTTTCTGCTCCCTTTCGGCTATGAAAGGGCAAAAATATATATCGTGCTCTTTTTTATTCTCTCCTCATACGTCTTCGCATCGATAGGAAGCGTCTCGTGGCTCTCGTGGATGTCCGATCTGGTCCCGGACGGCATTCGGGGACGCTTTTTCGGCACCCGCAATACCCTCAACGGATTCATCGGCATGATCATTCTGCTGATCTTTGGGAACATCTTTGATTTTTTTGAAAAAAGCGAGGACCACGGCCTCTCTTTCGGATTCCTTCTCGCATTTTCCACCGCCGTTATCCTCGGGCTGTTCAGCCTCTTTTTCATCAAACGAGTCAAGGATGTCGGCGCCGCCGTATCCCCGAGACGAAACCAATTTTGGGAAAACCTCATTTCCCCCCTGAAGCAGAAAAATTTCAGAAACTATCTGATATTCATCTTCTGCTGGAGGTTCTCCGTACTTTTTGCAAGCCCCTTCTTTACCGTATACCTTTTGAGGGAATTGAAATTCAGCTACAGCTTTGTGGCGGCCCTTGCCATTACCTCCGCCGTTTCAGACCTCGCCGGGATGCAGCTTTGGGGATTCATCTCCGACCGTGTTAGAAACAAGATCGTGATCAAGATATTGGGGTCAGTGGTCGTTTTTCTGCCGGTTTCGTGGATCATGGTGGATAAGGAGAGCGTCGTCCTTCCCATTGCCCTTCACATCATCGGCGGTGTATCCTGGGCCGGGATAAACCTCTGCCTCAACAACATGTTGCTGGGGATATCCCCCAAGGAGAACAAAGCCTTTTTCATTTCACAGTATAACGTCATAGGGGGTCTCGGCGCGGTCCTCTCACCGATAACGGCCGGGTTCCTGATCGTCCTGATGGGCAATAAATATCTATGGCTTATACCCCTATCCTTGATTCCCCTCCACATCGTATTTGTGCTTTCAACCCTGCTGCGTTTTCTGTCGATGCGGCTTTTGAACAGGGTCTCTGAACCGGAAGAGGTGGGCGTGAGAAAACTTATCCGTGTGATCATGAATTATCGAAGCATCAACGTCTCCGGCGGCTTTTACAGCCTAATGCACCCGTTCGTGGAGGTTTCGACGGGAAAGGAAAACAAGAATAAATCCTGA